GCACGGAATCGCGCGGGCGCTGCAGAAGTACGACCCGACGCTGCGCCCGACGCTGAAGCGCGCCGGCCTGCTCACGCGCGACGCGCGCGAGAAAGAGCGCAAGAAGTACGGCCAGAAGGGGGCGCGCGCCCGCTTCCAGTACTCGAAGCGGTAGACGCGGACCCGAAGCGGTGTCGATCACCGCGATCATTCCCGCGCGCTACGCCGCGACGCGCTTTCCCGGCAAGCCGCTCTTTCCGCTGGCCGGCAAGCCGATGATCCTGCACGTCGCCGAGCGAGTCGCGGCCGCGTGCGCGCGGGGCGTCGTCGACCGCTTCCTGGTCGCGACCGACGACCGGCGCATCGCCGAGGTCGTCGAGCGGGCCGGCTTCGAGGTGCGCATGACCTCGCCCGACCACCCCACCGGCACCGACCGCCTGGCCGAGGTCGCCGCGGGTCTTTCCGACGAGATCGTCTGCAACGTGCAGGGCGACGAGCCGCTGATCGAGGCCGAGACGATCGCCGCCCTGGTCGCTCCGCTGCGCGCCGACCCCGGGCTGATGATGGGGACGCTCAAGACCGCGCTCGACCGGCCGGAGGACCGCTTCGATCCCAACCGCGGCAAGGTGGTCGTCGACGCGCGCGACCGTGCGCTCACCTTCACGCGGCTTCCGATCATCGCCGACGTCCCCCCCGAGGTGCGCTACTTCAACCGGGCGCGCGTCGAGGCCGAGCACGCGCGGCGCGGCCTGACCGTCTGGAGCGACATCGGCGTCTACGCGTACCGGCGCGAGTTCCTGCTGCGCTACGCGCGCCTGCCGCGCACCGAGTTCGAGCAGGCGGAGCGGCTGGAGCAGCTCCGCGCGCTGGAGCACGGCTACGAGATCGCCGTCCCGACCGTCGCCCACCGCGCGCTCGAGGTGGACACCCCCGAGGACGTCGAGCGCGTCGAGAAGGCGCTGCGCGAGTCCGCGCACTGATCTTCGGCCCGGAGGCTTTACGCCGGGCGGTTCCTGTCGTATTTGTCGGATGGCCCGTGCCCCCAAGCCGGAGCGCTGCAATGAAACGCGAGACCAAGTTCATCTTCGTGACCGGGGGGGTGCTGTCGTCGCTCGGCAAAGGCCTGTCCTCGGCCGCGATCGGCGCGCTGCTCGAGGCGCGCGGCCTGCGGGTCAACTTCCTCAAGCTCGACCCCTACCTGAACGTCGACCCCGGGACGATGAACCCGCTCCAGCACGGCGAGGTCTACGTCACCAACGACGGCGCCGAAACCGACCTGGATCTCGGCCACTACGAGCGCTTCACCCACGCCACGCTGACGCGGCAGAACAACCTGACCGCCGGACGCGTGTACGAGCGCGTGATCCAGAAGGAGCGCGACGGCGAGTACCTGGGCGCGACCGTGCAGGTGATCCCTCACGTCACCGACGCGATCAAGGCGCACGTGATGTCACTCGCGGGCGAAGGCACGGACGTTCTGATCGTCGAGGTCGGCGGAACGGTCGGCGACATCGAGTCGCTGCCGTTCCTGGAGGCGATCCGGCAGATGCGCTCCGACGTCGGGCGCGAGAACGTGCTCTACATCCACATCGCGCTGGTGCCGTACGTCGCGACCGCGGGCGAGCTCAAGACCAAGCCGGTGCAGCACAGCGTGAAGGAGCTCCGCTCGATCGGAATCGCGCCCGAGATCCTGCTCTGCCGCACCGACCGCTACCTGCCGCGCTCGGTGAAGAGCAAGCTCGCCCTGTTCTGCGACGTCGACGAGGAGGCCGTGATCACGGCCAAGGACGTCGACACGATCTACGAGCTGCCGCTGGTCTTCCACAGCGAGGGGCTCGACGACGCGATCGTCCAGAAGCTGAACATCTGGACCGGCCAGCCGAATCTGGAGCGCTGGGAGCGCGTGGTCGCGGTGCTGAAGAATCCCGAGCAGCGCGTCCGGATCGCGATGGTCGGCAAGTACACCGACCTGACCGAGTCCTACAAGAGCCTGAACGAGGCGCTCGCGCACGCGGGCATCGCGCACGGGGCGGTGGTCGAGATCGAGTACGTCGACTCCGACAAGCTCGAGGGCAGCGCGCTCGACGCGATCACCACCGTCGACGGCATCCTCGTCCCGCACGGCTTCGGCGGGCGCGGCGCCGAGGGAAAGATCCAGGCGATCCAGCACGCGCGCGAGCACGAGATCCCGTACTTCGGCATCTGCTACGGCCTGCAGATGGCGGTGATCGAGGCGGCGCGGAATCTCGCGGGCCTCTCCGGCGCGAACTCGACCGAGGTCGACCCCAAGACGCCGCACCCGGTGATCGACTTCATGCCCGGCCAGAGCGCGCGCGCCGCGACGGGCGGATCGATGCGCCTCGGCGCGTACCCGTGCAAGGTCGCCCCCGACACGATCGCCGCGCGCGCCTACGGCAAGAGCGAGATCTCCGAGCGCCACCGCCACCGCTACGAGGTGAACCCGGCCTACCACGGGCGCCTGACCGACGCGGGCCTCGCGATCTCCGGAATGTCCCCGGACGGAAAGCTCGTCGAGATCGTCGAGCTCCCGGACCACCCGTGGTTCCTGGCCTGCCAGTTCCACCCCGAGTTCCAGTCGACGCCGTTCGAGCCGCACCCGCTGTTCCGCTCGTTCGTCGGAGCGGCGGTGCGCCGGCACGCCGGGGGTTCTGCGGGAACGCGTGATAAGCTCCCGGCTCCAGGGCGATTAACTCAGCGGTAGAGTACTACCTTCACACGGTAGGAGCCCCGAGTTCGAATCTCGGATCGCCCACCATTCCCGACCCAGTAGCTCAGCTGGATAGAGCGTCTGCCTCCGGAGCAGAAGGTCGCAGGTTCGAATCCTGCCTGGGTCGCCACACTTCCGCGATTCGGAGCGCCGCGCGTGGTGCCACTGTGGTGCCAACTTCCGAGAGCGCCCTCGGCAAGCCGCCGAGCACCGAGTTGAACACGGCCGCGGACAGGGCGTGCGCGTAGCGGTCGAGCTTCATCGCTGCGGACGAGTGCCCGAGTCGCGCCGAGACGGCCTTCACGTTCACGCCCTCGTGCAGGAGCAGCGCCGTGTGCGAGTGGCGCAGGTCGTAGAGGCGGATCGCCGTCGACAGCCCCGCGGCCTCGAGCGCCGGCTCGAAGTAGCGATTGATGACGTTCCGGGAGTCGAGCGGGCCGCCGAGGTCGTTCGCGAAGACGAGATCGGCGTCCCGGTCGTACTTCGGCCCTGCCTCGAGGATCGTCTGCGCCTGGCTGGCCCGGTGAGCGCGCAGCGACTCGATCCCC
This region of Deltaproteobacteria bacterium genomic DNA includes:
- a CDS encoding CTP synthase, whose product is MKRETKFIFVTGGVLSSLGKGLSSAAIGALLEARGLRVNFLKLDPYLNVDPGTMNPLQHGEVYVTNDGAETDLDLGHYERFTHATLTRQNNLTAGRVYERVIQKERDGEYLGATVQVIPHVTDAIKAHVMSLAGEGTDVLIVEVGGTVGDIESLPFLEAIRQMRSDVGRENVLYIHIALVPYVATAGELKTKPVQHSVKELRSIGIAPEILLCRTDRYLPRSVKSKLALFCDVDEEAVITAKDVDTIYELPLVFHSEGLDDAIVQKLNIWTGQPNLERWERVVAVLKNPEQRVRIAMVGKYTDLTESYKSLNEALAHAGIAHGAVVEIEYVDSDKLEGSALDAITTVDGILVPHGFGGRGAEGKIQAIQHAREHEIPYFGICYGLQMAVIEAARNLAGLSGANSTEVDPKTPHPVIDFMPGQSARAATGGSMRLGAYPCKVAPDTIAARAYGKSEISERHRHRYEVNPAYHGRLTDAGLAISGMSPDGKLVEIVELPDHPWFLACQFHPEFQSTPFEPHPLFRSFVGAAVRRHAGGSAGTRDKLPAPGRLTQR
- the kdsB gene encoding 3-deoxy-manno-octulosonate cytidylyltransferase, with the protein product MSITAIIPARYAATRFPGKPLFPLAGKPMILHVAERVAAACARGVVDRFLVATDDRRIAEVVERAGFEVRMTSPDHPTGTDRLAEVAAGLSDEIVCNVQGDEPLIEAETIAALVAPLRADPGLMMGTLKTALDRPEDRFDPNRGKVVVDARDRALTFTRLPIIADVPPEVRYFNRARVEAEHARRGLTVWSDIGVYAYRREFLLRYARLPRTEFEQAERLEQLRALEHGYEIAVPTVAHRALEVDTPEDVERVEKALRESAH